A part of Bubalus bubalis isolate 160015118507 breed Murrah chromosome 6, NDDB_SH_1, whole genome shotgun sequence genomic DNA contains:
- the PPP1R7 gene encoding protein phosphatase 1 regulatory subunit 7 isoform X1 has protein sequence MAAERGAGQQQSQEMMEVDRRVESEESGDEEGKKQNSGMVADLSAHSLKDGEERGDEDPEEGQELPVDMETISLDRDAEDVDLNHYRIGKIEGFEVLKKVKTLCLRQNLIKCIENLEGLQSLRELDLYDNQIRRIENLDALTELEVLDISFNLLRNIEGIDKLTQLKKLFLVNNKINKIENISSLHQLQMLELGSNRIRAIENIDTLTNLESLFLGKNKITKLQNLDALTNLTVLSMQSNRLTKIEGLQSLVNLRELYLSHNGIEVIEGLDNNNKLTMLDIASNRIKKIENVSHLTELQEFWMNDNLLDCWSDLDELKGARSLETVYLERNPLQRDPQYRRKIMLALPSVRQIDATFVRF, from the exons TTGACAGGCGGGTTGAATCAGAAGAGTCGGGCGACGAAGAAGGGAAGAAGCAGAACAGCGGGATGGTGGCGGACCTCAGCGCGCACAGCCTGAAGGATGGAGAGGAGCGGGGGGACGAGGACCCAGAAG aagGACAAGAGCTGCCTGTGGATATGGAGACCATTAGCCTGGACAGAGATGCAGAG gatGTTGATTTGAATCACTATCGCATTGGAAAAATTGAAGGATTTGAGGTGCTGAAGAAAGTGAAG ACGCTCTGCCTCCGGCAGAATTTGATCAAGTGCATTGAGAACCTAGAGGGGCTGCAGAGCCTCCGAGAGCTGGACCTTTACGACAACCAGATCCGGAGGATTGAGAACCTTGACGCGCTGACAGAGCTGGA GGTTTTAGATATTTCTTTTAATCTACTGAGAAACATTGAAGGAATTGATAAGTTGACACAACTGAAGAAGCTCTTCTTGGTCAACAacaagatcaacaaaattgagaACATAAGCAGCTTGCACCAACTGCAGATGCTGGAGCTGGGGTCCAACCGGATACGG GCGATTGAAAACATCGACACGTTAACCAACCTGGAGAGTTTGTTTTTGGGGAAAAACAAGATCACTAAGCTTCAGAATCTTGACGCACTCACCAACCTGACCGTCCTTAGCATGCAG AGCAACCGGCTGACCAAGATCGAGGGCCTGCAGAGCCTGGTGAACCTCCGGGAGCTCTATCTCAGCCACAACGGCATCGAGGTCATCGAGGGCCTGGACAACAAT AACAAACTCACGATGTTGGACATTGCATCAAATAGAATCAAAAAGATTGAGAATGTCAGCCACCTAACAGAGCTGCAGGAATTCTGG ATGAACGACAATCTCCTGGACTGCTGGAGTGACCTGGACGAGCTCAAGGGCGCCAGGAGCCTGGAGACGGTGTACCTGGAGCGGAACCCCCTGCAGCGGGACCCGCAGTACCGGCGGAAGATCATGCTGGCCCTGCCCAGCGTGCGGCAGATCGACGCCACCTTCGTCAGGTTCTGA
- the PPP1R7 gene encoding protein phosphatase 1 regulatory subunit 7 isoform X2 translates to MVADLSAHSLKDGEERGDEDPEEGQELPVDMETISLDRDAEDVDLNHYRIGKIEGFEVLKKVKTLCLRQNLIKCIENLEGLQSLRELDLYDNQIRRIENLDALTELEVLDISFNLLRNIEGIDKLTQLKKLFLVNNKINKIENISSLHQLQMLELGSNRIRAIENIDTLTNLESLFLGKNKITKLQNLDALTNLTVLSMQSNRLTKIEGLQSLVNLRELYLSHNGIEVIEGLDNNNKLTMLDIASNRIKKIENVSHLTELQEFWMNDNLLDCWSDLDELKGARSLETVYLERNPLQRDPQYRRKIMLALPSVRQIDATFVRF, encoded by the exons ATGGTGGCGGACCTCAGCGCGCACAGCCTGAAGGATGGAGAGGAGCGGGGGGACGAGGACCCAGAAG aagGACAAGAGCTGCCTGTGGATATGGAGACCATTAGCCTGGACAGAGATGCAGAG gatGTTGATTTGAATCACTATCGCATTGGAAAAATTGAAGGATTTGAGGTGCTGAAGAAAGTGAAG ACGCTCTGCCTCCGGCAGAATTTGATCAAGTGCATTGAGAACCTAGAGGGGCTGCAGAGCCTCCGAGAGCTGGACCTTTACGACAACCAGATCCGGAGGATTGAGAACCTTGACGCGCTGACAGAGCTGGA GGTTTTAGATATTTCTTTTAATCTACTGAGAAACATTGAAGGAATTGATAAGTTGACACAACTGAAGAAGCTCTTCTTGGTCAACAacaagatcaacaaaattgagaACATAAGCAGCTTGCACCAACTGCAGATGCTGGAGCTGGGGTCCAACCGGATACGG GCGATTGAAAACATCGACACGTTAACCAACCTGGAGAGTTTGTTTTTGGGGAAAAACAAGATCACTAAGCTTCAGAATCTTGACGCACTCACCAACCTGACCGTCCTTAGCATGCAG AGCAACCGGCTGACCAAGATCGAGGGCCTGCAGAGCCTGGTGAACCTCCGGGAGCTCTATCTCAGCCACAACGGCATCGAGGTCATCGAGGGCCTGGACAACAAT AACAAACTCACGATGTTGGACATTGCATCAAATAGAATCAAAAAGATTGAGAATGTCAGCCACCTAACAGAGCTGCAGGAATTCTGG ATGAACGACAATCTCCTGGACTGCTGGAGTGACCTGGACGAGCTCAAGGGCGCCAGGAGCCTGGAGACGGTGTACCTGGAGCGGAACCCCCTGCAGCGGGACCCGCAGTACCGGCGGAAGATCATGCTGGCCCTGCCCAGCGTGCGGCAGATCGACGCCACCTTCGTCAGGTTCTGA
- the PPP1R7 gene encoding protein phosphatase 1 regulatory subunit 7 isoform X3 has translation MAAERGAGQQQSQEMMEEGQELPVDMETISLDRDAEDVDLNHYRIGKIEGFEVLKKVKTLCLRQNLIKCIENLEGLQSLRELDLYDNQIRRIENLDALTELEVLDISFNLLRNIEGIDKLTQLKKLFLVNNKINKIENISSLHQLQMLELGSNRIRAIENIDTLTNLESLFLGKNKITKLQNLDALTNLTVLSMQSNRLTKIEGLQSLVNLRELYLSHNGIEVIEGLDNNNKLTMLDIASNRIKKIENVSHLTELQEFWMNDNLLDCWSDLDELKGARSLETVYLERNPLQRDPQYRRKIMLALPSVRQIDATFVRF, from the exons aagGACAAGAGCTGCCTGTGGATATGGAGACCATTAGCCTGGACAGAGATGCAGAG gatGTTGATTTGAATCACTATCGCATTGGAAAAATTGAAGGATTTGAGGTGCTGAAGAAAGTGAAG ACGCTCTGCCTCCGGCAGAATTTGATCAAGTGCATTGAGAACCTAGAGGGGCTGCAGAGCCTCCGAGAGCTGGACCTTTACGACAACCAGATCCGGAGGATTGAGAACCTTGACGCGCTGACAGAGCTGGA GGTTTTAGATATTTCTTTTAATCTACTGAGAAACATTGAAGGAATTGATAAGTTGACACAACTGAAGAAGCTCTTCTTGGTCAACAacaagatcaacaaaattgagaACATAAGCAGCTTGCACCAACTGCAGATGCTGGAGCTGGGGTCCAACCGGATACGG GCGATTGAAAACATCGACACGTTAACCAACCTGGAGAGTTTGTTTTTGGGGAAAAACAAGATCACTAAGCTTCAGAATCTTGACGCACTCACCAACCTGACCGTCCTTAGCATGCAG AGCAACCGGCTGACCAAGATCGAGGGCCTGCAGAGCCTGGTGAACCTCCGGGAGCTCTATCTCAGCCACAACGGCATCGAGGTCATCGAGGGCCTGGACAACAAT AACAAACTCACGATGTTGGACATTGCATCAAATAGAATCAAAAAGATTGAGAATGTCAGCCACCTAACAGAGCTGCAGGAATTCTGG ATGAACGACAATCTCCTGGACTGCTGGAGTGACCTGGACGAGCTCAAGGGCGCCAGGAGCCTGGAGACGGTGTACCTGGAGCGGAACCCCCTGCAGCGGGACCCGCAGTACCGGCGGAAGATCATGCTGGCCCTGCCCAGCGTGCGGCAGATCGACGCCACCTTCGTCAGGTTCTGA